From the Papilio machaon chromosome 13, ilPapMach1.1, whole genome shotgun sequence genome, the window tccATCACGTATGACGACCATTGGTATGTGATATGTATGtcaaacaagaaaatatatgtaatcaAGCGGCTTATACAAAACAACACCGGTGAAGGAAACGCGATCGCTGTGTGAAGTAACGgtagaaaaaacaaacatggGGCGCAATTTGTTGATGAGTAGCCTCGAAAATGCATCTTTCAATATAATTCTTCAAATTTTGTTTCGCTGTATCACCTTCGTGACTAATGCCTGGGTGATTAGGAATGTGGGGCATGAAGTGCTTGGGATAATGAATGTTAGACTACTGCTACTGGAGAGTACAATATTGTTTCTCAGTAGGGAACCATTCCACAGAGCTTGTTTAGGTCAAAAGGATGAGTTTAGTTGGAGCCATATTATGAATCAGATTTGGTTATCAGTGCCCATAAGTTGTGTTTTATCAATTGGTTTTGTGTACATATGGGTAAATATTTTGCCGTTAGGTCAACCGGAATATGCTTCTCAGTATGTATTTGGTTGTTGGTCTGTTGCATTCTCCTGTATTTTGGAGCTGTGTTCAGCTAATATGGCCCTTGTTGCacaattgtattgttttgtgAAACTTAAAGTAATCCTTGATTCTGTGCATATACTTGTAAGGACATTATTGTTTGTATCCATAATTGTGTATGATAGATCAATGGCACTTATTGCCTTCTCTGTAGCACAAGTTGGCAGTATTGGAGTTAtagttttaagttattatgtATTCTTCTATTGGTACATTAGGAATAAACCTCTATATGCCAAAGGAGcacttaaaagtaaattagttCCAGAAAAAGTTGTGAATAGATTGTTTGATAATATGGatgattttacatttacatctTTGAAAGATTTCTTTCCAAAGTATGAAGGTTCATTAAATTCTTTGTTAAATAGGAAGTTAAATACCCTGACTATTAGTTTTGCTAAACAAGGTGTGGTCAAGCAGCTGTTAACAGAAGGGGAGAAGTATGTTATGTCTGTAAGCCCTGTGATGACATTTAAAGAACAAGCTACTTATGATGTGGTAAACAATCTCGGTAGTCTGGCTGCCAGATTTGTTTTCAGACCTATAGAGGATAGTAGCTACTTCTATTTCACTCAAATGGTCAAGAGGGAGTTGCCAATTGACAAACAAGACCAATACAAGATCCAAGAATCATGCACTGTCCTGTCACAAGTGTGTAAGATTGTCAGTTCTATTGGGTTGCTTGTTCTTGTGTTTGGACAGAGTTattcaaaaactttattattattgtatggTGGGGAAGCCTTTGTTGAGAGTGGATTGCCTGTCCAATTACTCAAAAGTCATTGTTTAGCTATAGTTTTGTTAGCTGTAAATGGTATAACAgaatgttattgttttgcaACAATGACTAGTGCACAACTTAACAGTTACAATTATTTGatggtatttttttctataactttCCTTGTATTATCTTATGCATTGACATATTTCTTTGGTCCTGTTGGTTTTATAGTGTCTAATTGTATCAATATGTTTGCTAGAATTGTGCATAGTATTCATTTTATCAATGATAAGTATAAAGATACTGGTTACAAACCATTAAAAGGTTTGTATGTaggcaaatattttttgttgactCTATGTATTGCCGGTAGTGTTTGTAAAGTTTCTGAATATAGAATATTGTCTCATTCAATGTTAACTCATATAGCTGTAGGAGGTATATGTTTTTCACTAGTTCTACTTTCTTGGGGCtatgaaaataaagatttgattgtaaaATCGTATACCAAGTTCagaaataaagaaagtaaGACATCAATGGATTAGCATAGAGTTGGAAAAAAGTTCAATGTTCTTAACAATTGCATCGTTTAATTCTTCAAATATATGTAGACAAATATAATcaaatgtaacaataaataaaatacttagtagattgatttgttttttcttcatCATATGCCTAAATATCCTTACATaggataaaagaaaattcctTTCATTTGTCCTTCACATACTTGTTTTACTTcctctgtaataaaaaaattaaacttggcAATTTTctgttaattcattaaaattcatatacaTCCTTATAGCAGTTATCTGCATTTACCTGCGATTTCAATTACATTAgcatttttcttttgaataataacataaaattccCTTTCATTTGATGATTTTCCAGTAATCCAATATTCATCTAAtgttttgattataatttcaCCATGATTACCCAGACTGAAAACGAATTACAGTTAGAGACAAGAAAAGGCAAGAAATAATTCTATGACACTTTCAGGAAGAATATGAATAGaatcacatttaaaattaatcaaatggttaaatatctttacacttttttctatgttattcatatttatagtcCAATTTGTTCATATTCAATAAGTTACCTTTTTCTATCTGAATGTATTCCTGCTATAATATTCAATACTTCTGGTTTGATAGCTGTTGATGGACTCAAAGAGTTTATTGGCacctaaaataaacaatttcatactaatactatattttatagatttaggataaatatatattaattttcacatAAGTTCCAAGCCAGTACGTTTTTTTGTAATGCTGTGAAATTCCACTACTGCAACACTCGTATTGAAACATGTTgtctcttttttatattcagtGAGAATGTGAGGGATGATATCAAGCTTTTAAACAAGTATTTCATcagtcaacatttttaaatacttactgAAGATTTGAAAGCCAAATTTATTctattgaaatacaaaaacttattttctgCATTAGCAAGCTGAGCATTTTGTAAAG encodes:
- the LOC106717937 gene encoding protein RFT1 homolog, which translates into the protein MGRNLLMSSLENASFNIILQILFRCITFVTNAWVIRNVGHEVLGIMNVRLLLLESTILFLSREPFHRACLGQKDEFSWSHIMNQIWLSVPISCVLSIGFVYIWVNILPLGQPEYASQYVFGCWSVAFSCILELCSANMALVAQLYCFVKLKVILDSVHILVRTLLFVSIIVYDRSMALIAFSVAQVGSIGVIVLSYYVFFYWYIRNKPLYAKGALKSKLVPEKVVNRLFDNMDDFTFTSLKDFFPKYEGSLNSLLNRKLNTLTISFAKQGVVKQLLTEGEKYVMSVSPVMTFKEQATYDVVNNLGSLAARFVFRPIEDSSYFYFTQMVKRELPIDKQDQYKIQESCTVLSQVCKIVSSIGLLVLVFGQSYSKTLLLLYGGEAFVESGLPVQLLKSHCLAIVLLAVNGITECYCFATMTSAQLNSYNYLMVFFSITFLVLSYALTYFFGPVGFIVSNCINMFARIVHSIHFINDKYKDTGYKPLKGLYVGKYFLLTLCIAGSVCKVSEYRILSHSMLTHIAVGGICFSLVLLSWGYENKDLIVKSYTKFRNKESKTSMD